One part of the bacterium genome encodes these proteins:
- a CDS encoding ABC transporter substrate-binding protein, with translation MNKDFYQPILSDKEEKAPVTHYVQALMERFSLTERLLFIFLATVCVVTSIMLASSVNSAFLVEIPASGGSMSEGVIGLPRFINPLLATSETDKDLTSLVYSGLLKATPDGRLINDLSEYYTISPDGRMYTFVLKKDIYFHDGTPVTAEDVKFTVEKAQDPFLKSARRASWDGVEVQVNGEKEISFVLKQPYAPFLENATMGILPKHVWSSASAEQFPFSSFNVEPIGSGPYMVTAIKRNSGGLPVRYHLTSFRRYTLGEAYIKEIVMKFYSNETELIEAYRQGAVDAINGISPAATENVLGKKGATAKTSILPRVFGIFFNQNQQTLFVNKEIRKALNVGLNKERIVGEVLKGYGSAIDSPIPPEYIREASEKIATTTDRTTAAQAILEKDGWKIGESGFMEKKGQILQFSLSTSDVAELKQTAEIIKEEWANIGVSVDIKIFESGDLNQNIIRPRKYDALLFGEIVGRDLDLFPFWHSSQRNDPGLNIALYANITADKLLDEARTVLDPVERVEKYQKFEAEIKKDIPAVFVYSPDFIYIVSDKIKNIDLGKITVPSERFLDVHNWYVRTEKVWEFFVREKNSQI, from the coding sequence GGCGCCGGTGACTCACTATGTCCAGGCTCTTATGGAACGTTTCTCCCTTACCGAACGTCTTCTCTTTATTTTTCTTGCCACCGTGTGTGTTGTGACAAGTATAATGCTTGCCTCTTCGGTGAATAGCGCATTTTTGGTTGAAATACCAGCGTCCGGCGGGAGTATGAGCGAGGGTGTAATAGGGCTGCCGCGCTTTATCAATCCCCTGCTCGCAACGTCGGAAACTGACAAAGATCTGACTTCTCTTGTATACTCCGGGCTTTTAAAAGCAACCCCGGACGGCAGACTGATAAACGACTTGAGCGAATATTATACGATTTCCCCCGATGGAAGGATGTACACATTCGTTTTAAAGAAAGATATTTATTTTCATGACGGTACCCCGGTCACGGCGGAAGATGTGAAGTTTACGGTAGAAAAAGCCCAAGACCCTTTTCTAAAAAGTGCGCGACGCGCGAGTTGGGACGGGGTTGAAGTGCAGGTCAATGGAGAAAAGGAAATCAGTTTTGTGCTTAAACAGCCGTATGCCCCCTTCCTTGAAAATGCCACTATGGGGATTCTTCCAAAGCACGTGTGGAGCAGCGCCTCCGCGGAACAGTTCCCTTTCAGTAGTTTCAACGTGGAACCAATCGGTTCAGGGCCGTATATGGTAACGGCAATCAAAAGGAATTCGGGAGGGCTCCCTGTCCGTTATCACCTTACGTCTTTCAGACGATATACGCTCGGAGAAGCATATATAAAGGAAATCGTAATGAAATTTTACTCCAATGAAACCGAGCTCATTGAAGCCTACAGACAAGGCGCCGTTGATGCTATCAACGGGATTTCACCGGCTGCCACCGAAAATGTGCTGGGGAAAAAGGGAGCGACTGCAAAAACCTCCATTCTTCCGAGAGTATTCGGTATTTTCTTCAATCAAAATCAGCAAACGCTTTTTGTAAATAAGGAAATCAGGAAAGCCCTTAATGTCGGCTTAAACAAGGAACGAATCGTCGGGGAAGTACTCAAAGGATACGGCTCCGCAATTGACAGCCCAATACCTCCGGAATACATACGGGAAGCAAGTGAGAAAATTGCCACAACTACCGACAGAACGACCGCGGCGCAGGCGATACTCGAAAAGGACGGATGGAAAATCGGTGAAAGCGGTTTTATGGAAAAGAAAGGGCAAATTTTGCAGTTTTCTCTTTCCACTTCCGACGTGGCAGAGCTAAAACAGACCGCGGAAATTATAAAGGAGGAATGGGCGAACATCGGTGTTTCCGTGGATATTAAGATTTTCGAATCCGGAGATTTGAACCAAAATATCATTCGTCCGAGAAAATATGACGCGCTATTGTTCGGGGAAATCGTCGGACGGGACCTGGACTTGTTTCCTTTTTGGCATTCATCGCAGAGAAACGATCCCGGTTTAAATATAGCCCTGTACGCAAACATTACAGCAGACAAACTTCTTGATGAAGCGCGAACGGTGCTTGATCCGGTTGAGCGTGTCGAAAAATACCAAAAATTCGAGGCGGAAATTAAAAAGGATATTCCCGCCGTGTTTGTGTACTCCCCTGATTTTATTTATATAGTTTCGGACAAAATTAAAAACATAGACCTCGGTAAAATTACCGTTCCGAGCGAACGTTTCCTTGATGTACATAATTGGTATGTGCGTACGGAAAAAGTATGGGAGTTTTTCGTTCGGGAAAAAAATTCGCAAATATAA